A genomic region of Caulobacter sp. NIBR2454 contains the following coding sequences:
- a CDS encoding TetR/AcrR family transcriptional regulator — protein sequence MNAATPKKPRASGRGRPSKHAGLDLKETILDSAEQLFARHGFYGVTTRQVAAEAGVDTALIHYYFGAKRELFDAVFLRRAEILNRERVASMDAYEKASGGVLTSEGVIEAFIDPLLRISENGGPGWKSYFALVAQVNNTPGWGGDTMHRFFDPVVRRLVDALSRALPKASQADLFWCYEFLTGSMMLALSETGRIDALSDGLCRSSDLAAIRARLFAYCAAGFEAVAARGKG from the coding sequence ATGAACGCTGCTACGCCGAAAAAGCCCCGGGCCAGCGGACGGGGGCGTCCGTCCAAACACGCGGGGCTGGATCTCAAGGAGACGATCCTCGATTCGGCCGAGCAGCTGTTCGCCCGTCACGGCTTCTATGGCGTCACCACCCGCCAGGTGGCGGCCGAGGCCGGCGTCGATACCGCCCTGATCCACTACTACTTCGGCGCCAAGCGCGAGCTGTTCGATGCGGTATTCCTGCGCCGGGCCGAGATTCTGAACCGCGAACGGGTGGCGTCCATGGACGCCTATGAGAAAGCCTCCGGCGGCGTTCTGACCAGCGAGGGCGTGATCGAAGCGTTCATCGATCCCCTGCTGCGCATCTCCGAAAACGGCGGGCCGGGCTGGAAGAGCTATTTCGCCTTGGTGGCCCAGGTGAACAACACGCCGGGCTGGGGCGGGGACACCATGCACCGCTTCTTCGATCCGGTGGTGCGCCGGCTGGTGGACGCGCTCAGCCGCGCTCTGCCAAAGGCCAGCCAGGCTGACCTGTTCTGGTGCTACGAGTTTCTGACCGGCTCGATGATGCTAGCCCTGTCGGAGACTGGCCGTATCGACGCCCTGTCCGACGGCCTGTGCCGGTCCAGCGACCTGGCGGCCATCCGCGCCCGTCTGTTCGCCTATTGCGCGGCCGGTTTCGAGGCCGTGGCGGCGCGCGGCAAGGGCTAA
- a CDS encoding TonB-dependent receptor — protein sequence MKSILKVALLASAAQVAFVSGAFAQDAAPATQPGFNIEEVVVTARRREESLKDVPVSVSALGAERLEAMGASDITTLQQQTPNATVQIARGSNSTLISFIRGVGQQDPLWGFEPGVGLYVDDVYVARPQGAVLDIFDIERIEVLRGPQGTLYGRNTIGGAIKYVTKKLDLTRPQFTARGSLGSYDQRDVVVTGSVPLTDQLAIGGSVASYDRDGFGKNLNTGDEHYDKDVFAYRASAEYAPNDDLFFRVAYDRVKDDSNPRHGHRELPGTGADAAVLDDVYDTRAGIAGKNSVETEGWSVTGQWNVNDIITLKSISAGRESYTDTIIDFDGTPAPTLDIPAFYADEQFSQEFQVQFNTDRVQGVAGVYYMNGFAKGAFDTVAGNLGLAINSSGKVSTTSLAAFADVSFDITDRLKASVGGRWTQDSKNANVFRAFYLGATRTPILGGTPRAILQTRTNYVADKDFEEFTPRFSVSYELSDDLTAYASYSDGFKSGGWDMRGDAFLTPQTVNGYEPETVKAYEIGLKGSLFERRLQFSSAWFYSDYKDQQITTQQVATPPQVGIASIVDNAGASTIWGAEFEGSAYLTQSLTANFAVGYLNAEFDEFITNITGTPVDISDTREFQNSPEWSGYLGVTYKTALAGGTLRVTPSLSYRDDYHLFDVADPVLDQKGYTLVDLGIVWDAPGDQWQVALYGKNLTDEEYRVGGYSFPGATYNNSIIGFYGPPRTWTATIQYKF from the coding sequence ATGAAATCCATTCTTAAAGTCGCGCTGCTCGCCAGCGCGGCGCAAGTCGCGTTCGTCTCGGGAGCTTTCGCCCAGGACGCCGCCCCCGCCACGCAACCCGGATTCAACATCGAGGAAGTGGTCGTCACGGCCCGCCGCCGTGAAGAGTCGCTCAAGGACGTCCCGGTCTCGGTCTCGGCTCTGGGAGCCGAGCGCCTGGAGGCCATGGGCGCCAGCGACATCACCACCCTGCAACAGCAGACCCCCAACGCCACGGTCCAGATCGCCCGCGGCTCGAACTCGACCCTGATCTCCTTCATCCGCGGCGTCGGCCAGCAGGACCCGCTTTGGGGCTTCGAGCCAGGCGTCGGCCTCTATGTGGACGACGTCTACGTGGCCCGTCCGCAGGGCGCGGTGCTGGATATCTTCGATATCGAGCGCATCGAAGTGCTGCGCGGCCCGCAAGGCACGCTGTACGGCCGCAACACCATCGGCGGCGCGATCAAGTACGTCACCAAGAAGCTCGACCTGACCCGCCCTCAGTTCACCGCCCGCGGCTCGCTGGGCTCCTACGACCAGCGCGACGTCGTGGTCACCGGCTCGGTGCCGCTGACTGACCAACTGGCCATCGGTGGCTCGGTCGCGTCCTATGACCGTGACGGTTTCGGCAAGAACCTGAACACCGGCGACGAGCACTACGACAAGGATGTCTTCGCCTACCGCGCCAGCGCTGAATACGCGCCGAACGACGACCTGTTCTTCCGGGTCGCCTATGACCGTGTGAAGGACGACTCCAACCCGCGTCACGGTCACCGGGAACTGCCGGGCACGGGGGCTGACGCCGCCGTCCTGGACGACGTCTATGACACCCGCGCCGGCATCGCCGGCAAGAACTCGGTCGAGACCGAGGGGTGGTCGGTCACCGGTCAGTGGAACGTCAACGACATCATCACCCTGAAGTCGATCAGCGCCGGCCGCGAAAGCTACACCGACACCATCATCGACTTTGACGGCACCCCGGCCCCGACGCTCGACATTCCGGCCTTCTACGCCGACGAGCAGTTCAGCCAGGAGTTCCAGGTCCAGTTCAACACCGACCGCGTCCAAGGCGTGGCCGGCGTCTACTACATGAACGGTTTCGCCAAGGGCGCCTTCGATACCGTCGCCGGCAACCTGGGCCTCGCCATCAATTCGTCGGGCAAGGTCTCCACCACCTCGCTGGCCGCCTTCGCCGACGTCAGCTTCGACATCACCGACCGCCTGAAGGCGTCGGTGGGCGGTCGCTGGACCCAGGACAGCAAGAACGCCAACGTGTTCCGCGCCTTCTATCTGGGCGCCACGCGCACCCCGATCCTGGGGGGCACGCCGCGCGCAATCTTGCAGACCCGCACCAACTATGTGGCGGACAAGGACTTCGAGGAGTTCACCCCGCGCTTCAGCGTCTCCTACGAGCTGAGCGACGATCTGACGGCTTACGCCTCCTACAGCGATGGCTTCAAGTCGGGCGGTTGGGACATGCGCGGCGACGCCTTCCTGACGCCGCAGACGGTCAACGGCTACGAGCCGGAGACAGTGAAGGCCTATGAAATCGGACTGAAAGGCTCGCTCTTCGAGCGCCGCCTGCAGTTCAGCTCCGCCTGGTTCTATTCAGACTACAAGGACCAGCAGATCACGACCCAGCAGGTGGCCACGCCGCCGCAGGTCGGCATCGCCTCCATCGTCGACAACGCCGGCGCCTCGACCATCTGGGGTGCGGAGTTCGAAGGTTCGGCCTATCTGACCCAAAGCCTGACGGCGAACTTCGCGGTCGGCTATCTGAACGCCGAATTCGACGAGTTCATCACCAACATCACTGGCACGCCGGTGGATATTTCCGACACCCGCGAGTTCCAGAACTCGCCGGAATGGTCGGGCTATCTGGGCGTCACCTACAAGACGGCCTTGGCCGGCGGCACGCTGCGCGTAACTCCGTCGCTGTCCTATCGCGACGACTATCACCTGTTCGACGTGGCTGATCCGGTCCTTGATCAGAAGGGCTACACCCTCGTTGACCTGGGCATCGTCTGGGATGCGCCGGGCGACCAGTGGCAGGTGGCCCTGTACGGCAAGAACCTGACCGACGAGGAATATCGCGTCGGCGGCTACAGCTTCCCGGGCGCGACCTACAACAACTCGATCATCGGCTTCTACGGCCCGCCGCGGACCTGGACCGCGACGATCCAGTACAAGTTCTAA
- a CDS encoding spinster family MFS transporter: MTTPTTTPAPSPRYRAYVLFILVVVYTFNFLDRQILGILKEPIKADLGLTDTQLGLMGGVAFAALYTTLAVPIAWMADRFSRTWIMTGALTVWSGFTAVCGLAGGFWSLFFARMGVGVGEAGGVAPAYSMIADYFPKAQRARALAVYSFGIPVGTAMGVLFGGLIAAAVDWRAAFIVVGLAGVLIAPIFRLTVKDPRRGGYENLPAVEATPEKAPSLMQVVRTVAPKPSFWLLSFGAACSSVCGYGVAFWLPSFFMRSLGLTLVETSWFYSGVALFGGVAGIWLGGWLGDRFGGKTKGAYAFVPAICFLVALPCFLLAMNTKSLVLSFLIFLIPTGLNLAWAGPVITAAQHMAPATMRSTASALFLLINNLFGIAVGLWFFGFASDLLAPRFGAESMRYAIYFGLGFYLLSATLLLLASRRLAKDWVD, from the coding sequence ATGACCACCCCGACGACGACCCCGGCGCCGAGCCCGCGCTATCGCGCCTATGTCCTGTTCATTCTGGTGGTGGTCTACACCTTCAATTTTCTGGATCGGCAGATCCTCGGCATCCTCAAGGAGCCGATCAAGGCTGATCTTGGCCTGACCGACACCCAACTGGGCCTGATGGGCGGCGTAGCCTTCGCCGCGCTCTACACGACCCTGGCCGTGCCGATCGCCTGGATGGCCGATCGGTTCAGCCGCACTTGGATCATGACGGGCGCCTTGACGGTCTGGAGCGGCTTCACCGCCGTCTGCGGCCTGGCGGGCGGCTTCTGGTCGCTGTTTTTCGCCCGCATGGGCGTCGGCGTGGGCGAGGCGGGCGGCGTGGCCCCGGCCTATTCGATGATCGCCGACTATTTCCCCAAGGCGCAGCGCGCCCGCGCTCTGGCTGTCTATTCCTTCGGCATTCCCGTGGGCACCGCCATGGGCGTGCTGTTCGGCGGGCTGATCGCGGCGGCGGTGGACTGGCGCGCGGCCTTTATCGTCGTGGGTCTGGCCGGGGTGCTGATCGCGCCAATCTTCCGCCTGACCGTCAAGGATCCGCGCCGCGGCGGCTATGAGAACCTGCCTGCGGTCGAGGCGACGCCCGAAAAAGCGCCTAGCCTGATGCAGGTGGTGCGCACCGTGGCACCCAAGCCCAGCTTCTGGTTGCTGTCGTTCGGCGCGGCCTGTTCGTCGGTCTGCGGCTACGGCGTGGCCTTCTGGCTGCCGTCCTTCTTCATGCGCAGCCTGGGCCTGACCCTGGTGGAGACCTCCTGGTTCTACAGCGGCGTCGCCCTGTTCGGCGGTGTGGCGGGTATTTGGCTCGGCGGCTGGCTGGGCGACCGCTTCGGCGGCAAGACCAAGGGCGCCTACGCTTTTGTGCCGGCGATCTGCTTCCTGGTGGCCCTGCCATGCTTCCTTCTGGCCATGAACACCAAGTCCCTGGTGCTGTCGTTCCTGATCTTCCTGATTCCCACCGGACTGAACCTGGCTTGGGCGGGACCGGTGATCACCGCCGCCCAACACATGGCCCCCGCGACCATGCGTTCGACGGCCTCGGCGCTGTTCCTGCTGATCAACAATCTGTTCGGCATCGCCGTCGGTCTTTGGTTCTTCGGATTCGCCTCTGACCTGCTGGCGCCGCGCTTTGGAGCCGAATCCATGCGCTACGCCATCTATTTCGGGCTCGGATTCTACCTGCTCAGCGCAACGCTTCTGCTGCTGGCGTCGCGTCGTCTGGCGAAAGATTGGGTGGATTAG
- a CDS encoding DUF2306 domain-containing protein yields MSQHSPLTGTRNLIRTIAISVAATGLLTWLALGGRTDGFLRFLSGLDMRLHWPDFGLIARAPLQIQIHVASVAVALIIGGALLTGVKGNTQHRVLGWTWSVAMASAAISSLFIQTIRPGHFSFLHLFAGWTLIALPFAIAQARRHNVRVHGRMMTGLFVGGLVIAGITAFVPGRMMWEMMFG; encoded by the coding sequence ATGTCGCAGCATTCGCCCCTGACCGGAACCCGCAACCTGATCCGCACGATCGCCATCAGCGTGGCGGCCACCGGTCTGCTGACATGGCTGGCCTTGGGCGGACGGACAGACGGCTTTCTAAGATTCTTGAGCGGGCTGGACATGCGACTGCATTGGCCAGACTTCGGTCTGATCGCGCGGGCGCCGCTGCAAATCCAGATTCACGTGGCGTCGGTCGCGGTCGCCCTGATCATTGGCGGCGCGCTGCTGACCGGTGTGAAGGGAAACACACAGCATCGCGTGCTTGGCTGGACCTGGTCGGTAGCCATGGCCTCCGCGGCGATCTCGTCCCTGTTCATCCAGACCATCCGGCCGGGTCATTTCAGCTTCCTGCACCTGTTCGCCGGCTGGACCCTGATCGCCCTGCCGTTCGCCATCGCCCAGGCGCGTCGCCACAATGTCCGGGTTCACGGCCGGATGATGACCGGCCTGTTCGTGGGCGGTCTGGTGATCGCCGGGATCACCGCCTTTGTGCCCGGCCGGATGATGTGGGAGATGATGTTCGGCTAG